The Desulfovibrio sp. JC022 genome includes a region encoding these proteins:
- the trbB gene encoding P-type conjugative transfer ATPase TrbB: protein MDERLVRNLLHNMGPVIVGALEDEQVVEIMVNPDGKLWIEKLGEEMFIADTLASSQTAMIISLVASALDTTVTDKNPIIEGELPPEKPLNGSRFEGLYPPVVRSASFTIRKKASRVIPLEDYVVSGIMTLEVMKGTLAAVKDKKNIVVIGGTGSGKTTLVNGIIKSISEVSPADRLVIIEDTAELQSQSRNSIFLHTTPYTSIQSLVRATMRLRPDRILVGEVRGGEALDLLKAWNTGHPGGIATVHANSAAEGLLRIEQLISEASTSPMPQLIGSAMDFLIFIRRTRKGRTVSEVAEVIGYDPVNQKYIMEYLYDENK, encoded by the coding sequence ATGGATGAACGGCTTGTTAGAAACCTGCTGCACAACATGGGACCGGTCATTGTCGGGGCACTTGAGGATGAACAGGTCGTTGAAATCATGGTCAACCCGGACGGCAAGCTCTGGATTGAAAAGCTCGGTGAAGAAATGTTTATCGCCGATACTCTAGCTTCCAGCCAGACCGCCATGATCATTTCATTGGTTGCCAGTGCGCTGGACACTACCGTCACCGACAAGAATCCCATCATTGAGGGCGAGCTTCCCCCTGAAAAACCGCTCAACGGCAGTCGTTTTGAAGGTCTGTATCCGCCGGTCGTGCGCAGTGCTTCTTTTACCATCAGGAAAAAGGCCAGCCGGGTCATTCCTCTTGAAGACTACGTGGTCAGCGGGATCATGACTCTTGAAGTCATGAAAGGAACGCTGGCCGCCGTGAAGGATAAGAAAAATATTGTCGTTATTGGCGGGACCGGTTCCGGCAAAACCACGCTGGTCAACGGCATTATCAAATCAATTTCTGAAGTCTCCCCTGCTGACCGGCTGGTCATTATCGAAGACACTGCGGAGCTGCAAAGCCAGTCACGCAATTCAATTTTTCTGCACACAACTCCGTACACCTCCATCCAGTCATTGGTCCGGGCGACAATGAGGCTTCGCCCGGACCGGATACTTGTGGGTGAGGTGCGCGGAGGCGAAGCCCTCGACCTGCTCAAGGCTTGGAACACCGGACATCCCGGCGGCATTGCCACAGTTCACGCCAACTCTGCGGCAGAAGGTCTGCTGCGTATTGAGCAACTTATCTCGGAAGCATCCACCTCGCCCATGCCGCAACTGATCGGCTCGGCAATGGACTTTCTGATTTTCATCCGCCGTACCCGCAAGGGCCGGACTGTTTCCGAAGTGGCGGAAGTAATCGGATATGACCCCGTAAATCAAAAATACATCATGGAGTACCTCTACGATGAAAACAAATAA
- a CDS encoding TraK family protein, which yields MSKSKGYARIEFIANLDEIKALHKKGFNKKMIYEHLIEERKITMSYQCFCSYNLDGLRKKHLSYNPEQQGKEQNPLAVKEKEKTWQQ from the coding sequence ATGAGCAAAAGTAAAGGATACGCAAGAATAGAATTCATTGCCAATTTAGATGAGATAAAGGCTCTTCATAAAAAGGGATTCAACAAAAAGATGATCTACGAGCACTTGATTGAAGAGCGCAAGATAACAATGAGTTACCAATGTTTTTGTTCGTATAATCTTGATGGACTGCGCAAAAAACACCTCTCCTATAATCCTGAGCAACAGGGAAAAGAACAGAACCCGCTCGCGGTTAAAGAAAAGGAAAAGACATGGCAACAATAA
- a CDS encoding conjugal transfer protein TraL: MATINMILQGKGGVGKSLIASLLTQYFLESGKEISCVDTDPINATFAGYKEFDVTALNIMDKEDIDPRKFDKLVELMLALSGDEEMVIDNGAATFVPLASYLAGNKVFEMLEESEIQINLHTVITGGQALPDTLGGLNSLFKTFDVPIYVWLNNYFGPINGNDRNFEEFTVYRENTHRIAALIRLPQKKKETFGRDLENLLTAKMSFDEAQESTLPIMTRQRLKMIWKEVQQELSNSGL, translated from the coding sequence ATGGCAACAATAAACATGATTCTGCAAGGCAAAGGCGGGGTAGGTAAAAGCCTTATAGCCAGCCTGCTGACCCAATATTTTTTGGAATCAGGAAAGGAAATCTCCTGCGTAGACACAGATCCCATCAATGCGACATTTGCCGGTTATAAAGAATTTGATGTCACTGCACTGAATATTATGGATAAGGAAGACATTGATCCTAGAAAATTTGACAAGCTAGTTGAGCTAATGCTGGCCCTTTCCGGTGATGAAGAAATGGTCATTGATAACGGTGCAGCCACCTTTGTTCCTCTTGCAAGCTATCTTGCCGGAAACAAAGTTTTCGAGATGCTCGAAGAAAGTGAAATTCAAATCAACCTGCACACAGTGATTACCGGCGGACAAGCCCTGCCGGACACACTTGGTGGCTTAAATTCACTGTTCAAAACATTCGATGTCCCCATCTATGTTTGGCTAAACAACTACTTCGGCCCCATCAACGGGAATGACAGGAATTTCGAAGAATTTACGGTCTACCGTGAGAACACTCACCGCATAGCCGCATTGATCCGCCTTCCCCAGAAGAAAAAGGAAACCTTCGGTAGAGACCTTGAAAACCTACTCACCGCGAAAATGTCGTTTGACGAAGCGCAGGAAAGCACGCTTCCGATTATGACCCGGCAGCGGCTGAAGATGATCTGGAAAGAAGTTCAGCAGGAACTTTCTAACAGCGGGCTTTAG
- a CDS encoding cytotoxic translational repressor of toxin-antitoxin stability system, translating to MAWIVKITGKARKQVRLLPENIAEALHFLLNEIQVHGPVREGWQNYGKLKGKPGFYHCHLNKGKPRYVAVWKESEQGVKLIEVRYVGSHEKADYRRIS from the coding sequence ATGGCATGGATCGTTAAAATCACCGGCAAGGCCCGGAAGCAGGTTCGGCTCCTCCCTGAAAACATTGCAGAGGCTTTGCATTTTTTGCTTAATGAAATTCAGGTGCATGGACCTGTCCGTGAAGGCTGGCAAAATTATGGCAAGCTTAAAGGCAAACCGGGATTCTACCATTGTCATCTGAATAAAGGTAAGCCGCGCTATGTCGCTGTCTGGAAGGAGAGCGAGCAGGGCGTAAAACTCATAGAGGTGCGTTATGTTGGAAGTCACGAGAAAGCAGACTACCGAAGGATCAGTTGA
- a CDS encoding VirB4 family type IV secretion/conjugal transfer ATPase: protein MIALKDYRHKPKGLSDLLPYAAMVNNGVLLCKDGSLMTGWKFRAQDTASSTAEELAVVSNRVNSGIKNLDSGWMLHVEAIRSTATEYPHAGTSFFPDFVTQAIEDERRNIFESAGTFYSTETYLIITYKPEFLTQKLSNLAYENSATVNHLEKALEKFLTVAQELEDSLSLSMELTHLADIEFPDEHGNVHTYSTFLSLLNKCLTGEEHPILLPKIPMYLDALLGGQDLTGGLQPSIGGRFIKVLAVDGFPPDSWPSMLSNFESLPIEYRFSTRFICMDQYEAQQELEKYRKTWSQQIYKIWDQLKDNANAKENRDAKSMADDAEQAIEELQSGLVGAGFYTAVIVLMSYDLGELEENTRELRRKLLDQGFPSRIEGINALEAWLGSHPGNSYANVRRPIINTMNLADLLPLATIWAGREHNPSDKFPPSSPPLMYCATNGSTPFRLNLHVSDIGHTLIFGPTGAGKSTLLGILAAQFRRYQKATIFAFDKGKSMLPLCLGAGGSHYEIAADDSLLSFAPLQHVDSDAEQSWAEEWIETLATMQGLNVLPAHRNAIHIAMSMIRNNPEHMRSMTDFYHSLQNEELREAIKHYTGEGAMGRLLDASSDDLGISDFMVFEIEELMNLGDKNIIPVLLYLFHRIEKALSGQPALLILDEAWIMLGHKVFREKIREWLKVLRKANCAVVLATQSLSDASRSGILDVLVESCPTKIYLPNPAAIQEAQYKLYQGLGLNSRQIEIIASATPKRDYYVVSPEGRRLIELALGPVALSFVGASDKASLARIKKLASEHGADWPEHWLNDKIGDFK from the coding sequence ATGATTGCGCTCAAAGATTACCGTCACAAGCCCAAAGGACTCTCGGATCTGCTGCCTTACGCGGCCATGGTTAATAACGGCGTGCTGCTCTGCAAAGACGGCTCGCTCATGACCGGCTGGAAATTCCGCGCTCAGGATACAGCTTCCAGCACTGCGGAAGAACTGGCCGTTGTCAGCAACCGTGTAAACAGCGGCATCAAAAACCTTGATTCCGGCTGGATGCTGCACGTTGAGGCCATCCGCTCAACTGCAACTGAATACCCTCACGCCGGGACAAGTTTTTTCCCGGATTTCGTCACTCAGGCCATTGAAGATGAAAGGAGAAATATCTTTGAATCTGCCGGGACATTTTATTCCACTGAGACTTACCTGATCATCACTTATAAGCCGGAATTCTTAACCCAGAAGTTAAGCAACCTTGCTTATGAAAATTCCGCTACCGTCAATCATCTTGAAAAGGCTCTGGAAAAATTCCTGACTGTTGCACAGGAGCTGGAAGATTCCCTTTCGCTCTCAATGGAACTGACTCACCTTGCAGACATTGAGTTCCCGGACGAGCACGGAAACGTACATACATATTCAACTTTTCTGTCGCTGCTGAATAAATGCCTTACCGGTGAAGAGCATCCGATACTGCTGCCAAAAATTCCCATGTATCTTGATGCTCTTCTCGGCGGGCAGGATTTGACCGGCGGCTTGCAGCCCAGCATCGGCGGCAGGTTCATCAAGGTTTTGGCGGTGGACGGCTTTCCGCCGGATAGCTGGCCGTCCATGCTTTCCAATTTTGAATCCCTGCCCATTGAATACAGGTTCTCCACCCGCTTCATCTGCATGGATCAGTATGAGGCCCAGCAGGAACTTGAGAAGTATAGAAAGACTTGGTCGCAGCAGATTTATAAAATATGGGATCAGCTCAAGGACAACGCAAACGCCAAGGAAAACAGGGACGCCAAAAGCATGGCTGATGATGCAGAGCAGGCCATTGAAGAACTTCAGTCCGGGCTGGTCGGTGCCGGTTTCTACACTGCCGTCATTGTCCTGATGAGCTACGATTTGGGTGAGCTTGAAGAAAACACTAGAGAGCTGCGCCGTAAACTGCTTGATCAGGGTTTCCCCAGCCGCATTGAAGGAATCAACGCGCTTGAAGCGTGGCTCGGATCACATCCCGGAAATTCCTACGCCAACGTGCGCCGCCCAATCATCAACACCATGAATCTGGCAGACCTGCTGCCGCTGGCAACAATCTGGGCTGGCCGGGAACATAACCCTTCAGACAAGTTTCCGCCTTCCTCGCCGCCGCTTATGTACTGCGCCACCAACGGCTCAACACCGTTCAGGCTGAACCTGCATGTGAGCGACATCGGCCATACCTTGATTTTCGGGCCTACCGGTGCGGGTAAATCCACATTGCTAGGAATTCTGGCAGCCCAGTTCCGCCGCTATCAGAAGGCCACCATTTTTGCTTTTGACAAGGGCAAATCAATGCTCCCGCTCTGTCTGGGGGCTGGCGGATCTCATTATGAAATCGCTGCTGACGATTCGCTTTTGTCCTTTGCTCCGCTCCAGCACGTCGACTCGGATGCTGAACAGAGCTGGGCGGAAGAATGGATCGAAACTTTGGCGACCATGCAGGGCTTGAACGTGCTTCCGGCCCACAGAAACGCCATTCACATCGCCATGTCCATGATCAGGAATAACCCTGAACACATGCGTTCCATGACCGACTTCTACCACAGCCTGCAAAACGAAGAACTGCGCGAGGCCATCAAACATTACACCGGAGAAGGAGCCATGGGCAGACTGCTTGATGCCAGCTCTGACGATCTCGGCATTTCGGATTTCATGGTCTTTGAAATCGAGGAGCTTATGAACCTCGGTGACAAGAACATCATTCCGGTCCTGCTCTACTTGTTTCACCGCATTGAAAAAGCACTGAGCGGCCAGCCCGCTCTGCTCATCCTTGATGAAGCATGGATCATGCTCGGCCATAAGGTTTTCAGGGAAAAAATCCGGGAATGGCTCAAGGTTCTGCGAAAGGCCAACTGTGCGGTGGTTTTGGCGACACAATCCCTTTCAGATGCAAGCCGTTCCGGGATTCTGGATGTGCTGGTGGAATCCTGTCCGACCAAGATCTACCTGCCCAATCCGGCGGCAATTCAGGAAGCCCAGTACAAGCTTTATCAGGGTCTGGGACTCAACTCACGCCAGATTGAAATCATCGCTTCGGCCACTCCCAAGCGCGACTACTACGTGGTTTCCCCGGAAGGTCGACGGCTCATTGAGCTGGCACTCGGCCCGGTCGCGCTTTCGTTTGTAGGGGCGTCCGACAAGGCGAGTCTGGCCCGGATAAAAAAATTGGCCAGCGAGCACGGAGCTGACTGGCCTGAACATTGGTTGAATGATAAAATTGGAGATTTCAAATGA
- a CDS encoding TrbC/VirB2 family protein, protein MKTNKHKYLPLLAMLMLTALPDAAFASNSINELSTPMEMVVGTITGPVGRWICIGGMGISGIAFIMKREELEGGFKTLLKTVFGMSFVALAASIVDSIFSFSGAVV, encoded by the coding sequence ATGAAAACAAATAAGCACAAATATCTACCCCTGCTGGCAATGCTCATGCTGACCGCTCTGCCTGACGCGGCTTTTGCTTCCAACTCAATCAATGAACTCAGCACGCCTATGGAAATGGTGGTCGGTACAATCACCGGACCTGTTGGCCGCTGGATCTGCATCGGCGGTATGGGGATCTCCGGCATCGCTTTCATCATGAAAAGGGAAGAACTTGAGGGAGGATTCAAGACCCTGCTCAAGACCGTATTCGGCATGTCATTTGTTGCGCTGGCCGCATCAATTGTCGATTCAATTTTCAGCTTCTCCGGGGCAGTAGTATGA
- a CDS encoding helix-turn-helix transcriptional regulator, whose protein sequence is MLEVTRKQTTEGSVDICVRVPAKDAAKILEASKAFWKLAGLDVRELNDEGEELFSIEDVFGESSTGRLLRGARYKEEMTQQQLADKMGIARRHISEMENDKRPIGKAMAKRLGEALNVGYKVFL, encoded by the coding sequence ATGTTGGAAGTCACGAGAAAGCAGACTACCGAAGGATCAGTTGATATCTGTGTGCGAGTTCCTGCCAAGGATGCAGCCAAGATTCTTGAGGCCAGCAAGGCTTTCTGGAAGCTGGCCGGGCTTGACGTCAGGGAGTTGAACGACGAAGGCGAAGAACTTTTCAGCATTGAAGATGTTTTCGGAGAGTCTTCAACAGGACGCCTTTTGCGCGGAGCCAGATACAAGGAAGAAATGACCCAGCAGCAGCTTGCTGATAAAATGGGCATCGCCCGCAGGCATATTTCCGAAATGGAAAATGACAAGCGGCCCATCGGCAAAGCCATGGCTAAGCGACTCGGTGAAGCACTTAATGTCGGATATAAGGTGTTTTTGTAG
- the trbJ gene encoding P-type conjugative transfer protein TrbJ yields the protein MKSVILSLVFVFTMLSHASAMTVTCVNCSDRFLQALERVTNIEQLESMWRTYKEEMMQTQQQIMMVQQNIQQYTNMVRNTIRLPFAIKNSVIRDFKRLAQLSKNLVSTVGDIEVLDGIYEAQYPDFNSAKRLVGQPNAKFTKKYKEYWSKWSERVDAATKATFKLSGSQLQEISDSAEFNSYIEGLLSTPEGRMQALEAANQLSSVQIQEIRKLRALLATQIQNQSMIEAKKEKDQQILRQDSEKFFAPTYGEACKKEAGPEPLGF from the coding sequence ATGAAATCCGTAATACTCAGCTTAGTATTTGTATTTACGATGCTTTCTCATGCCAGTGCCATGACCGTGACTTGCGTCAATTGCAGTGACAGATTCTTGCAGGCTCTGGAGCGGGTCACAAACATTGAACAACTCGAATCAATGTGGCGGACCTACAAGGAAGAAATGATGCAGACCCAGCAGCAAATCATGATGGTGCAGCAAAATATCCAGCAGTACACCAATATGGTTCGGAACACGATTCGCTTGCCGTTTGCCATCAAAAACAGCGTCATCCGGGACTTTAAAAGACTGGCCCAGCTTTCAAAGAATCTGGTCAGCACCGTGGGCGATATTGAGGTTCTGGACGGCATTTACGAAGCCCAGTACCCGGACTTCAACTCCGCCAAAAGACTGGTCGGGCAGCCCAACGCCAAGTTCACCAAGAAGTATAAGGAATACTGGTCCAAATGGTCTGAAAGAGTCGATGCGGCCACCAAGGCCACATTCAAACTTTCCGGCAGTCAGTTGCAGGAGATCAGCGATTCTGCGGAATTTAATTCCTACATTGAAGGTCTGCTCAGCACGCCGGAAGGACGCATGCAGGCACTTGAAGCGGCCAACCAGCTCAGCAGTGTTCAGATTCAGGAAATCCGCAAGCTTCGTGCGCTGCTGGCGACCCAGATTCAGAATCAGTCCATGATCGAGGCCAAGAAGGAAAAGGATCAGCAAATTCTGCGACAGGACAGCGAAAAATTCTTTGCCCCGACCTACGGCGAAGCCTGTAAAAAAGAAGCTGGCCCGGAGCCGCTCGGATTCTAG
- the trbD gene encoding conjugal transfer protein TrbD yields the protein MSERKIPIHASLYRPSLVMGAEREPLLYSALFAILIALGGFTLYAGGAALIFWVVTVFVLQKTANFDPQLSKIGLCHFNQQNFYAARSTPWQIGGAKLK from the coding sequence ATGAGTGAAAGAAAAATTCCCATTCACGCTTCCCTGTACCGGCCTTCGCTGGTCATGGGTGCCGAGCGCGAACCGCTGCTTTATTCTGCGCTGTTCGCCATCTTGATCGCCCTTGGAGGATTCACTCTCTACGCTGGCGGTGCTGCCCTTATATTCTGGGTTGTAACGGTCTTCGTTTTGCAAAAGACCGCCAACTTTGATCCGCAGCTTTCCAAGATCGGCCTGTGCCATTTCAATCAGCAAAACTTTTACGCTGCCCGTTCAACTCCATGGCAGATCGGCGGAGCAAAGCTGAAATGA